A genomic segment from Bradyrhizobium sp. CB1015 encodes:
- a CDS encoding ABC transporter ATP-binding protein, translated as MTALLETRGVWQRFGGLVANSDVSISVGRGEIVGLIGPNGAGKSTLFNLIAGVLPPTQGSILFDGEDVTNLPAAERCQRGVGRTFQVVKSFETMTVVDNVIVGALVRNTVMREARRKAHEVLEFTGLAARADVLASDLVPAEKRRLEVARALATEPKLLLLDEVLTGLTPTEAQTGVALVRKVRDAGITVLMVEHVMEIVMPLVDRAIVLDLGKVLVEGKPADVVRDPKVIKAYLGDRHAVGA; from the coding sequence ATGACCGCGCTGCTCGAAACCCGCGGCGTCTGGCAGCGCTTCGGCGGTCTCGTCGCCAACAGCGACGTCTCGATCTCGGTCGGCCGCGGCGAGATCGTCGGCCTGATCGGCCCGAACGGCGCCGGCAAGTCGACGCTGTTCAATCTCATCGCCGGCGTGCTGCCGCCGACGCAAGGCTCGATTCTATTCGATGGCGAGGACGTCACCAATCTGCCGGCGGCCGAGCGCTGCCAGCGCGGCGTCGGTCGCACCTTCCAGGTCGTGAAGAGCTTCGAAACCATGACTGTCGTCGACAACGTCATCGTCGGCGCGCTCGTGCGCAACACAGTGATGCGTGAAGCGCGCCGCAAGGCGCATGAGGTGCTCGAGTTCACCGGCCTTGCCGCGCGCGCCGATGTGCTCGCCAGCGACCTCGTGCCGGCCGAGAAGCGCCGCCTCGAAGTCGCGCGGGCGCTTGCGACCGAACCGAAGCTGCTGCTGCTCGACGAGGTCCTCACCGGCCTGACGCCGACCGAGGCGCAGACCGGCGTTGCCCTGGTGCGCAAGGTGCGCGATGCCGGCATCACCGTGCTGATGGTCGAGCACGTCATGGAGATCGTGATGCCGCTGGTGGACCGCGCCATCGTGCTCGACCTCGGCAAAGTGCTGGTCGAGGGCAAGCCCGCCGACGTCGTCCGCGATCCCAAGGTGATCAAGGCATATCTGGGAGATCGTCATGCTGTCGGTGCGTGA
- a CDS encoding ABC transporter ATP-binding protein, giving the protein MLSVREVTTAYQGLVAISAVSIEVEKSEIVCVAGANGAGKSTLLKSIAGAERPRSGTVTFDGKRLDGMAQHHITATGIAYVPENRRLFPRLSVRDNLRLGSYLYRGEADREGPLDLVFNLFPRLQERLEQRAETLSGGEQQMLAIGRALMTRPRLLMLDEPSQGIMPKLVDEIFQAVKRIRDAGMTVLIVEQRMAECLEIADRAYILQTGRVLMQGPSAEIKGNPDVRKAYLGL; this is encoded by the coding sequence ATGCTGTCGGTGCGTGAAGTCACCACGGCCTATCAGGGCCTGGTCGCGATCTCCGCGGTCTCGATCGAGGTCGAGAAGAGCGAGATCGTCTGCGTCGCCGGCGCCAACGGCGCGGGCAAGTCGACGCTCCTGAAATCCATCGCCGGTGCCGAACGCCCGCGCTCGGGCACCGTGACCTTCGACGGCAAACGCCTCGACGGCATGGCGCAGCATCACATCACGGCGACCGGCATCGCCTATGTGCCGGAAAACCGCCGCCTGTTCCCGCGCTTGTCAGTGCGCGACAATCTGCGTCTCGGCAGCTACCTCTACCGCGGCGAGGCGGACCGCGAAGGGCCGCTCGATCTCGTCTTCAACCTGTTTCCGCGCCTCCAGGAGCGTTTGGAGCAGCGCGCCGAGACGCTCTCTGGCGGCGAGCAGCAGATGCTCGCAATCGGCCGCGCCCTGATGACGCGCCCGCGGCTGTTGATGCTGGACGAGCCCTCGCAGGGAATCATGCCGAAGCTGGTGGATGAGATTTTCCAGGCCGTGAAGCGCATCCGCGACGCCGGCATGACCGTGCTGATCGTCGAGCAGCGCATGGCCGAGTGCCTCGAGATCGCCGACCGCGCCTACATTCTGCAGACCGGCCGCGTGCTGATGCAGGGCCCGTCCGCGGAGATCAAGGGCAATCCGGACGTGAGGAAGGCGTATCTGGGGCTGTAG